Proteins encoded by one window of Culicoides brevitarsis isolate CSIRO-B50_1 chromosome 2, AGI_CSIRO_Cbre_v1, whole genome shotgun sequence:
- the LOC134831326 gene encoding transcription factor Adf-1-like, with product MISRPTNTMAAARIMKQRKKRIGQWSELDLINEIQKNTILYDKTLKDYRKPGPTEAAWESISKTLGANIEDLKKRWKSLRDTFIKYYRMEIEQNSPMNTRQKVWKYYNNLDYLRSHVELYRIDDERVTGGGVVATKISNCNDEQSQGESEYETSSRQEYSTPTNTKSKTNTIKVLVEAEGNDPYKTAEYTLYETNQDVELDDLENTNNDQIYLEHIDTDEYQIDNEPMETSNMKKEQQQQKKVEIISQPASNDPDEKFLMSCLPVLKRVNAQKNALLKLKIQMLLYEVEFGSADDSPDTKKRKF from the exons ATGATATCGAGACCGACCAACACGATGGCAGCAGCCCGCATCATGAAACAACGCAAAAAGCGGATCGGACAATGGAGTGAATTGGATTTAATTAACGAAATTCAGAAGAACACG ATCTTGTATGACAAAACCCTCAAGGATTATCGCAAACCGGGACCTACTGAAGCTGCCTGGGAGAGCATTTCAAAGACCTTAGGAGCCAata TTGAAGACCTGAAAAAACGATGGAAGAGTTTGCGTGacacttttataaaatattatcgcATGGAAATCGAGCAAAACTCCCCAATGAATACACGACAAAAAGTTTGGAAGTACTATAATAACTTGGATTACCTCCGAAGTCACGTCGAATTGTATCGCATCGATGACGAACGTGTAACGGGCGGCGGCGTAGTTGccacaaaaatttccaactGCAATGATGAGCAATCCCAAGGAGAATCGGAGTACGAAACTTCTAGCAGACAGGAATATAGTACCCCAACAAATACTAAAAGCAAGACAAACACAATTAAAGTCCTTGTTGAAGCTGAAGGAAATGATCCATACAAAACCGCCGAATATACGTTGTACGAAACAAATCAAGATGTTGAGCTGGATGACCTTGAAAACACCAACAATGACCAAATTTACTTGGAACATATCGATACGGATGAATATCAAATTGATAATGAGCCCATGGAAACGTCAAACATGAAAAAGGAACAGCAACAACAGAAAAAGGTCGAAATAATTAGTCAACCGGCTTCGAATGATCCTGATGAAAAGTTCCTCATGAGTTGCTTGCCGGTACTGAAACGCGTAAATGCACAAAAGAATGCATTGCTGAAGCTAAAGATACAAATGCTTTTGTACGAAGTTGAGTTTGGAAGTGCCGATGATAGTCCCGACACGAAAAAACGAaagttttaa
- the LOC134831322 gene encoding protein smoothened isoform X2: MRHIYCARKARCERLQHKTCFGSPLPYNFTSISLTESFSQDDTLEILYSYQALKHVPKCWAVIQPFLCAVFLPKCEEVNGDTYVYLPSLEMCRKTQEPCRILYNTSYFPEFLKCKEDLFPSKCNNDVREMKFNATGQCLSPMVAADNPSSYYKDIEGCGIQCQNPLYTDDEHRQIHKLVAWGSCVCLLFNIFTIATFMIDWNNANKYPALVIFYINLCYMIVCLGWLAQFVSGNREDIVCRRDGTLRQSEPQGGENLSCIFVFICVYYFLIAAMVWFVIFTYAWHMSFKAIGKIQERIDRKSSYFHLIAWSLPLILTIAIMGMSEVDGDSITGVCFVGHINHPMRAMFLLGPVCAVLIVGGFLVLRGLITLIQLKISSKEIISSRANKKIRQSIVRMGLCSVFILVFKLATLFCHINEFRNSPMWAESLKEYLICRIQSTYTDVHTTCKMNGRPSVAILQLHLLCLFASGIVMSSWIWTHSTFETWSRFFRRKMGREIEEPVKLQRHKVIAQAFAKRKEFQNQGRLSLTFHDTHTDPVGLNFDVDSTKGSHDFSSTWANNLPRFVNRRGALTCAATSSSQNGGTRRNSVESEISFSVRHVSVESRRNSIDSQVSVKIAEMKTKVASRSARGSKGTKGRHRRRDFTATSSRRYSRKESTTSMESQSIITAAIKKGGKSSGVFEQQSLKRRTGIGGIDPDQFSSLLANNKLLIPFFANQNLTTSEDDNASMDMMLHQLRNGNINASDDSSNEQKAIAHDYNTTDDEKIRQSPGLAMTNDVTSSRDAGRSSKNSSIKAGRIKKQNRHSQISRRTRKNSRSTNKSHNSKHDKDKREKEKDLALQVGESNDSFTTYNSENYGIDIQSSYSGISKANSRNSKRSCDVGIQANAHEIATQTMSSYEFNEKKMKNDENHDIYATENHSLLPKRHDGKGIAIRKREGDTSMSETEKLKLLLLPSK; the protein is encoded by the coding sequence ATGCGTCACATTTATTGTGCTCGAAAAGCTCGTTGCGAACGTCTTCAACACAAAACATGTTTTGGTTCACCACTGCCTTACAACTTTACAAGCATCTCGTTAACGGAGTCTTTTAGTCAAGATGACACCTTGGAAATTCTTTACAGTTATCAAGCGTTGAAGCATGTCCCGAAATGCTGGGCTGTAATTCAACCATTTTTGTGTGCAGTTTTTCTGCCAAAATGTGAAGAAGTTAATGGCGACACTTATGTCTATCTTCCTTCGTTGGAAATGTGTCGCAAGACGCAGGAGCCTTGTCGAATTCTTTACAACACAAGTTACTTTCCGGAGTTCTTGAAGTGCAAAGAAGACCTTTTCCCGAGCAAATGCAACAATGACGTGAGAGAAATGAAGTTCAACGCAACAGGGCAATGTTTGAGTCCCATGGTAGCAGCTGATAATCCTTCAAGTTATTACAAAGACATTGAAGGATGTGGCATTCAATGCCAAAATCCCTTGTACACGGATGACGAACATCGACAGATTCATAAACTTGTGGCATGGGGAAGTTGCGTTTGTTTGCTCTTCAACATTTTCACAATTGCTACATTTATGATCGACTGGAATAATGCCAACAAGTATCCAGCATTAGTAATTTTCTACATCAACTTGTGCTATATGATCGTTTGCTTAGGATGGCTTGCTCAATTTGTTTCTGGTAATCGAGAAGATATCGTTTGTCGTCGTGACGGAACTTTACGACAATCTGAGCCACAAGGaggtgaaaatttatcatgcaTCTTTGTCTTCATATGCGTTTATTACTTCCTTATTGCTGCCATGGTTTGGTTTGTAATATTCACGTATGCTTGGCACATGAGCTTCAAAGCTATTGGCAAAATCCAAGAACGGATTGATCGAAAGTCGTCATACTTTCATCTCATCGCATGGTCATTGCCACTGATATTAACGATTGCCATAATGGGAATGTCCGAAGTTGATGGCGATAGTATCACGGGAGTTTGTTTCGTGGGACACATTAATCATCCAATGCGAGCAATGTTCCTGCTTGGACCAGTTTGTGCTGTATTGATCGTTGGAGGATTTTTAGTGCTTCGTGGCTTGATAACTTTAAttcagttgaaaatttcaagcaaagaaattatttcaagtcgTGCCAATAAGAAGATTCGTCAAAGCATCGTTCGAATGGGCCTTTGCAGTGTCTTCATTCTCGTTTTTAAACTTGCAACACTCTTTTGTCACATTAACGAATTCCGTAACTCACCAATGTGGGCAGAAAGTTTGAAAGAATACCTCATTTGTAGGATTCAATCAACATATACTGATGTTCATACAACTTGCAAGATGAACGGAAGACCAAGTGTTGCGATTTTACAATTGCATCTCTTGTGTTTGTTCGCATCAGGAATTGTAATGTCATCATGGATTTGGACACACTCAACTTTCGAGACATGGAGTCGGTTTTTTCGTCGCAAGATGGGACGAGAAATTGAGGAGCCCGTCAAATTGCAACGACACAAAGTAATTGCTCAAGCTTTTGCTAAAAGGAAGGAATTTCAAAATCAAGGAAGGTTATCCTTAACCTTTCATGATACTCACACAGATCCCGTTGGACTGAATTTTGATGTTGACTCTACCAAAGGAAGTCATGATTTTAGTTCGACTTGGGCGAATAATCTTCCGAGATTTGTAAATCGCCGAGGAGCTCTGACATGTGCTGCAACATCTTCAAGCCAGAATGGCGGAACACGAAGAAATTCAGTTGAATCGGAAATCAGTTTCAGTGTGAGACATGTATCTGTCGAATCGAGAAGGAACTCGATTGATTCCCAAGTTTCAGTTAAAATTGCCGAAATGAAGACGAAAGTTGCGAGTCGCAGTGCTCGCGGAAGTAAAGGTACAAAAGGGCGTCATCGACGAAGGGATTTCACAGCTACCAGCTCTCGTCGTTACAGCCGAAAAGAAAGCACGACATCAATGGAGTCTCAAAGTATAATAACAGCAGCTATCAAAAAAGGCGGGAAATCATCTGGAGTGTTTGAACAACAAAGTCTCAAACGAAGAACAGGCATTGGAGGCATCGATCCTGATCAGTTCAGCAGTTTATTGGCTAACAACAAACTACTTATCCCATTTTTTGCTAATCAAAACTTGACAACGTCTGAAGACGACAACGCCTCAATGGATATGATGCTCCATCAACTACGAAATGGCAACATAAATGCCAGCGATGACTCAAGTAACGAACAAAAAGCAATTGCTCATGACTACAATACCACAGACGATGAGAAAATTCGTCAATCTCCCGGCTTAGCAATGACTAATGACGTTACAAGTAGTCGCGATGCAGGTCGCAGCAGCAAAAACAGCAGTATTAAAGCTGGTCGAATCAAGAAACAAAATCGCCATAGCCAAATTTCACGTCGCACGCGCAAAAACTCGCGTTCTACCAACAAATCTCACAACAGCAAACACGACAAAGACAAACGCGAGAAAGAAAAGGATTTAGCACTTCAAGTTGGCGAATCAAACGACTCTTTTACAACTTACAATTCCGAAAATTATGGAATCGATATTCAAAGTTCCTATTCGGGCATTTCGAAAGCCAATTCACGCAATAGCAAACGCAGCTGCGACGTTGGTATTCAAGCAAATGCTCACGAAATCGCGACACAAACCATGTCCTCGTACGAGTTTAAcgagaaaaagatgaaaaatgacgaaaatcaCGACATTTATGCCACGGAAAATCATTCGTTGCTGCCCAAGAGACACGATGGCAAAGGCATTGCCATCCGCAAACGAGAAGGTGACACTTCAATGAGCGAAACGGaaaaacttaaacttttattattaccttCCAAATAG
- the LOC134831322 gene encoding protein smoothened isoform X1, with translation MARFLSNVIVFIVLSINLLNVFVYAAIVSDQNVLNGGGTSNEILLEVIEGTNNYRVHGKKGKDDKTWFDGREMRHIYCARKARCERLQHKTCFGSPLPYNFTSISLTESFSQDDTLEILYSYQALKHVPKCWAVIQPFLCAVFLPKCEEVNGDTYVYLPSLEMCRKTQEPCRILYNTSYFPEFLKCKEDLFPSKCNNDVREMKFNATGQCLSPMVAADNPSSYYKDIEGCGIQCQNPLYTDDEHRQIHKLVAWGSCVCLLFNIFTIATFMIDWNNANKYPALVIFYINLCYMIVCLGWLAQFVSGNREDIVCRRDGTLRQSEPQGGENLSCIFVFICVYYFLIAAMVWFVIFTYAWHMSFKAIGKIQERIDRKSSYFHLIAWSLPLILTIAIMGMSEVDGDSITGVCFVGHINHPMRAMFLLGPVCAVLIVGGFLVLRGLITLIQLKISSKEIISSRANKKIRQSIVRMGLCSVFILVFKLATLFCHINEFRNSPMWAESLKEYLICRIQSTYTDVHTTCKMNGRPSVAILQLHLLCLFASGIVMSSWIWTHSTFETWSRFFRRKMGREIEEPVKLQRHKVIAQAFAKRKEFQNQGRLSLTFHDTHTDPVGLNFDVDSTKGSHDFSSTWANNLPRFVNRRGALTCAATSSSQNGGTRRNSVESEISFSVRHVSVESRRNSIDSQVSVKIAEMKTKVASRSARGSKGTKGRHRRRDFTATSSRRYSRKESTTSMESQSIITAAIKKGGKSSGVFEQQSLKRRTGIGGIDPDQFSSLLANNKLLIPFFANQNLTTSEDDNASMDMMLHQLRNGNINASDDSSNEQKAIAHDYNTTDDEKIRQSPGLAMTNDVTSSRDAGRSSKNSSIKAGRIKKQNRHSQISRRTRKNSRSTNKSHNSKHDKDKREKEKDLALQVGESNDSFTTYNSENYGIDIQSSYSGISKANSRNSKRSCDVGIQANAHEIATQTMSSYEFNEKKMKNDENHDIYATENHSLLPKRHDGKGIAIRKREGDTSMSETEKLKLLLLPSK, from the exons ATGGCACG ATTTTTGTCCAATGTGATTGTTTTCATTGTTTTGTCCATAAATCtgttaaatgtttttgtttatgcGGCCATCGTTTCGGACCAAAATGTATTAAATGGTGGCGGTACAAGTAACGAAATCTTGCTCGAAGTAATCGAAGGAACAAACAACTATCGAGTTCATG GTAAAAAAGGAAAGGATGACAAAACTTGGTTCGATGGAAGAGAAATGCGTCACATTTATTGTGCTCGAAAAGCTCGTTGCGAACGTCTTCAACACAAAACATGTTTTGGTTCACCACTGCCTTACAACTTTACAAGCATCTCGTTAACGGAGTCTTTTAGTCAAGATGACACCTTGGAAATTCTTTACAGTTATCAAGCGTTGAAGCATGTCCCGAAATGCTGGGCTGTAATTCAACCATTTTTGTGTGCAGTTTTTCTGCCAAAATGTGAAGAAGTTAATGGCGACACTTATGTCTATCTTCCTTCGTTGGAAATGTGTCGCAAGACGCAGGAGCCTTGTCGAATTCTTTACAACACAAGTTACTTTCCGGAGTTCTTGAAGTGCAAAGAAGACCTTTTCCCGAGCAAATGCAACAATGACGTGAGAGAAATGAAGTTCAACGCAACAGGGCAATGTTTGAGTCCCATGGTAGCAGCTGATAATCCTTCAAGTTATTACAAAGACATTGAAGGATGTGGCATTCAATGCCAAAATCCCTTGTACACGGATGACGAACATCGACAGATTCATAAACTTGTGGCATGGGGAAGTTGCGTTTGTTTGCTCTTCAACATTTTCACAATTGCTACATTTATGATCGACTGGAATAATGCCAACAAGTATCCAGCATTAGTAATTTTCTACATCAACTTGTGCTATATGATCGTTTGCTTAGGATGGCTTGCTCAATTTGTTTCTGGTAATCGAGAAGATATCGTTTGTCGTCGTGACGGAACTTTACGACAATCTGAGCCACAAGGaggtgaaaatttatcatgcaTCTTTGTCTTCATATGCGTTTATTACTTCCTTATTGCTGCCATGGTTTGGTTTGTAATATTCACGTATGCTTGGCACATGAGCTTCAAAGCTATTGGCAAAATCCAAGAACGGATTGATCGAAAGTCGTCATACTTTCATCTCATCGCATGGTCATTGCCACTGATATTAACGATTGCCATAATGGGAATGTCCGAAGTTGATGGCGATAGTATCACGGGAGTTTGTTTCGTGGGACACATTAATCATCCAATGCGAGCAATGTTCCTGCTTGGACCAGTTTGTGCTGTATTGATCGTTGGAGGATTTTTAGTGCTTCGTGGCTTGATAACTTTAAttcagttgaaaatttcaagcaaagaaattatttcaagtcgTGCCAATAAGAAGATTCGTCAAAGCATCGTTCGAATGGGCCTTTGCAGTGTCTTCATTCTCGTTTTTAAACTTGCAACACTCTTTTGTCACATTAACGAATTCCGTAACTCACCAATGTGGGCAGAAAGTTTGAAAGAATACCTCATTTGTAGGATTCAATCAACATATACTGATGTTCATACAACTTGCAAGATGAACGGAAGACCAAGTGTTGCGATTTTACAATTGCATCTCTTGTGTTTGTTCGCATCAGGAATTGTAATGTCATCATGGATTTGGACACACTCAACTTTCGAGACATGGAGTCGGTTTTTTCGTCGCAAGATGGGACGAGAAATTGAGGAGCCCGTCAAATTGCAACGACACAAAGTAATTGCTCAAGCTTTTGCTAAAAGGAAGGAATTTCAAAATCAAGGAAGGTTATCCTTAACCTTTCATGATACTCACACAGATCCCGTTGGACTGAATTTTGATGTTGACTCTACCAAAGGAAGTCATGATTTTAGTTCGACTTGGGCGAATAATCTTCCGAGATTTGTAAATCGCCGAGGAGCTCTGACATGTGCTGCAACATCTTCAAGCCAGAATGGCGGAACACGAAGAAATTCAGTTGAATCGGAAATCAGTTTCAGTGTGAGACATGTATCTGTCGAATCGAGAAGGAACTCGATTGATTCCCAAGTTTCAGTTAAAATTGCCGAAATGAAGACGAAAGTTGCGAGTCGCAGTGCTCGCGGAAGTAAAGGTACAAAAGGGCGTCATCGACGAAGGGATTTCACAGCTACCAGCTCTCGTCGTTACAGCCGAAAAGAAAGCACGACATCAATGGAGTCTCAAAGTATAATAACAGCAGCTATCAAAAAAGGCGGGAAATCATCTGGAGTGTTTGAACAACAAAGTCTCAAACGAAGAACAGGCATTGGAGGCATCGATCCTGATCAGTTCAGCAGTTTATTGGCTAACAACAAACTACTTATCCCATTTTTTGCTAATCAAAACTTGACAACGTCTGAAGACGACAACGCCTCAATGGATATGATGCTCCATCAACTACGAAATGGCAACATAAATGCCAGCGATGACTCAAGTAACGAACAAAAAGCAATTGCTCATGACTACAATACCACAGACGATGAGAAAATTCGTCAATCTCCCGGCTTAGCAATGACTAATGACGTTACAAGTAGTCGCGATGCAGGTCGCAGCAGCAAAAACAGCAGTATTAAAGCTGGTCGAATCAAGAAACAAAATCGCCATAGCCAAATTTCACGTCGCACGCGCAAAAACTCGCGTTCTACCAACAAATCTCACAACAGCAAACACGACAAAGACAAACGCGAGAAAGAAAAGGATTTAGCACTTCAAGTTGGCGAATCAAACGACTCTTTTACAACTTACAATTCCGAAAATTATGGAATCGATATTCAAAGTTCCTATTCGGGCATTTCGAAAGCCAATTCACGCAATAGCAAACGCAGCTGCGACGTTGGTATTCAAGCAAATGCTCACGAAATCGCGACACAAACCATGTCCTCGTACGAGTTTAAcgagaaaaagatgaaaaatgacgaaaatcaCGACATTTATGCCACGGAAAATCATTCGTTGCTGCCCAAGAGACACGATGGCAAAGGCATTGCCATCCGCAAACGAGAAGGTGACACTTCAATGAGCGAAACGGaaaaacttaaacttttattattaccttCCAAATAG
- the LOC134831323 gene encoding uncharacterized protein LOC134831323, whose translation MYSNEDASDNNGHSMYSNLPLLFAGGYPTSLDRISESQLEKFIPFMVQCSLGYTQMNPKFECAEPEWWPEDVEFLTPFRKPDSFSGDWQAKMKEIVVICYSFHKSIFLLRFCKQLSEYEHATLRFITNMNHTTSLYERTTNKMLVTFRNENMLYDQQQQHQTPKKTLLPKSPSSNQLDTQAQQHMVEPALFDIYLCDNCDAELYSLDACMEHEKICAANMAAQNDDDDDDDVIFIEDDELQVVPGKGKQPEFLSNFGLCSTSAPVNASQASQGRRSYGHISGDYFGSPDKLRRLPNRSRGVIALSKCATIPLSSPCGQLLLNQSKTMMSEDYQLERIDRFERFCQAPVLFNAADRPRFMTAVPNQLTAKQSRNGNSTNVTYRKPLDQEETHYHQYKFPRRQLSTKQRSENFDFLNSLLIKACKPVSVKVKRLSDTDIEICKAKLRQAAQKLSFAVPKDNHNVVEYIDLCSSDEEGGEENEQMDTSGSGGIEVDENLSNVQQKVDGIVMSMPINANCSSLLVQQIPEPPKVLPLRPSIFLFSNYQQYSSNSQFVPAPQAASIQTQRTITTATTGFPQSPRNQSHEELLAAKTNSINEWLNSTQNSMQIDHLSTNNTSASSLRQIPGLVNIQQYTTTAIHQTITTANIAT comes from the exons ATGTATTCAAACGAAGATGCCAGTGACAATAACGGGCACAGCATGTATTCCAATTTACCTCTGCTGTTTGCGGGCGGTTATCCTACATCTTTAGACAGAATCAGTGAAAGCCAATTAGAGAAATTTATTCCATTTATGGTACAATGTTCGTTAGGATACACCCAAATGAATCCCAAATTCGAGTGTGCAGAACCGGAATGGTGGCCAGAAGATGTTGAATTTCTCACACCATTTCGCAAGCCGGATTCTTTCTCGGGTGATTGGCAAGCCAAGATGAAAGAAATTGTAGTTATTTGCTATTCCTTTCACAAAAGCATATTTCTGCTGAGGTTCTGCAAACAACTCTCAGAATATGAACATGCCACATTGAGATTCATTACAAATATGAACCATACGACATCTCTGTACGAGAGAACTACGAACAAAATGTTAGTGACGTTTAGGAATGAAAATATG CTCTATGATCAGCAGCAACAGCATCAAACACCAAAAAAGACCTTATTACCAAAGTCTCCGAGTTCGAATCAACTTGACACGCAGGCGCAACAACACATGGTTGAGCCAGCTCTGTTTGACATTTATCTCTGTGATAACTGTGATGCAGAATTATACTCACTTGATGCATGCATGGAACACGAAAAGATCTGCGCTGCCAATATGGCGGCCCAaaatgacgatgacgacgatgatgatgtgatCTTCATTGAAGATGATGAGCTGCAAGTTGTACCTGGAAAAGGAAAACAACCAGAATTCTTGTCGAACTTTGGTTTGTGCAGCACAAGTGCTCCCGTGAATGCGAGTCAAGCCAGTCAAGGGCGTCGTTCATACGGGCACATCAGTGGCGACTACTTCGGTTCACCCGACAAACTACGACGTCTTCCTAACCGATCTCGTGGAGTGATTGCTCTGTCAAAATGTGCCACAATTCCTCTGTCATCGCCCTGTGGTCAACTTCTACTCAACCAATCAAAGACAATGATGTCTGAGGATTACCAACTGGAGCGGATTGATCGGTTTGAACGTTTTTGCCAAGCTCCTGTTTTGTTTAACGCTGCAGACCGTCCTCGATTTATGACTGCCGTACCAAATCAACTCACTGCGAAGCAATCGCGCAACGGTAACAGTACGAATGTTACATATCGCAAACCTCTGGATCAGGAGGAAACGCACTACCATCAATACAAGTTCCCACGAAGACAGTTGTCAACTAAACAACGCAGTGAGAACTTTGATTTCCTCAACTCGTTGCTCATCAAAGCTTGCAAACCTGTTTCGGTTAAGGTAAAACGCTTATCTGACACTGATATCGAAATTTGTAAAGCCAAGTTGCGACAAGCTGCACAAAAGTTATCATTTGCCGTACCTAAAGACAATCACAATGTCGTCGAATACATTGATCTCTGTTCGTCGGATGAAGAGGGGGGCGAGGAAAATGAACAAATGGACACGAGTGGAAGTGGGGGCATCGAAGTCGACGAAAACTTGTCGAATGTGCAACAAAAAGTCGACGGGATTGTCATGTCGATGCCCATAAATGCCAATTGCTCAAGTTTGCTTGTGCAACAAATTCCCGAACCACCAAAAGTATTACCGTTGCGCCCCTCGATTTTCCTCTTCTCCAATTATCAGCAGTACTCGAGTAATAGTCAATTTGTGCCTGCACCACAGGCAGCTTCCATACAAACGCAACGTACGATAACGACGGCGACAACGGGCTTTCCACAATCCCCCCGAAATCAGTCGCACGAAGAACTTCTCGCCGCAAAGACAAATAGTATCAATGAGTGGTTGAACAGCACGCAAAATAGCATGCAAATTGACCATCTTAGCACGAATAACACGAGCGCTAGCAGCTTACGACAAATTCCGGGCCTTGTTAATATCCAACAGTACACGACAACGGCCATCCATCAAACTATCACGACGGCAAATATCGCGACATAA
- the LOC134831327 gene encoding thioredoxin-like protein 4A: protein MSYMLAHLHNGWQVDQAILSEDDRVVVIRFGHDWDPACMKMDEVMYSIAEKVKNFAVIYLVDITEVPDFNKMYELYDPCTVMFFFRNKHIMIDLGTGNNNKINWPLEDKQEMIDIVETVYRGARKGRGLVVSPKDYSTKYRY, encoded by the exons ATGTCTTATATGTTAGCTCATCTCCACAACGGCTGGCAAGTCGATCAAGCAATTTTAAGCGAAGATGACAGAGTAGTc GTAATCCGCTTTGGTCACGATTGGGACCCCGCATGCATGAAAATGGACGAAGTAATGTACAGCATAgcggaaaaagtgaaaaatttcgcCGTCATTTACTTAGTAGACATCACAGAAGTTcctgatttcaataaaat gtACGAATTGTATGATCCTTGCACAGTGATGTTCTTTTTCCGAAACAAACATATTATGATCGATTTGGGTACAGGTAACAACAATAAGATTAACTGGCCATTGGAAGATAAACAGGAGATGATCGATATTGTGGAGACTGTGTACAGAGGAGCTCGCAAGGGACGTGGTTTAGTCGTTTCGCCGAAAGATTACTCCACGAAATATAGAtattaa
- the LOC134831324 gene encoding elongator complex protein 3, producing MTKRKPLGIGLSKEERMVIVINEIIQELLKAHDDGKDVNLNAMKSRLSSKYGLTHQPRLTDIIAAVPYEAKKVLLPKLRAKPVRTASGIAVVAVMCKPHRCPHINMTGNICVYCPGGPDSDFEYSTQSYTGYEPTSMRAIRARYDPFLQTQNRVEQLKQLGHSVDKVEFIVMGGTFMSLPEDYRDYFIRNLHDALSGAHSSNVAQAVKYSERSHTKCIGITIETRPDYCMKKHLSDMLNYGCTRLEIGVQSVFEDIARDTNRGHTVKSVCESFHLSKDAGFKVVSHMMPDLPNMDFERDIEQFIEFFENPMFRADGLKIYPTLVIRGTGLYELWKTGRYKSYPPSVLVDLVAKILALVPPWTRVYRVQRDIPMPLVTSGVEHGNLRELALARMKDLGTTCRDVRTREVGIQEIHNKVRPYEVELIRRDYVANGGWETFLSYEDPTQDILVGLLRLRKCSDQTFRPELKENCSIVRELHVYGSVVPVNARDPTKFQHQGFGMLLMEEAARIAREEHGSVKLAVISGVGTRNYYRKLGYELDGPYMSKSLV from the exons atgacgaaaagaaagcctttag GAATTGGCCTCTCCAAAGAGGAACGCATGGTAATCGTCATCAACGAAATAATCCAAGAACTCTTAAAAGCACACGATGACGGCAAAGATGTCAACTTAAACGCAATGAAATCTCGTTTATCCTCCAAATACGGACTAACTCATCAACCACGTCTCACAGACATTATCGCCGCAGTCCCGtacgaagcaaaaaaagttCTCTTACCCAAGTTACGTGCAAAACCTGTAAGAACTGCCAGCGGAATTGCCGTCGTTGCTGTCATGTGCAAACCCCATCGCTGTCCCCATATCAACATGACGGGAAATATTTGTGTTTATTGTCCCGGCGGACCTGATTCTGACTTTGAGTATTCGACCCAGAGTTATACGGGTTACGAACCGACTTCAATGAGGGCGATCCGGGCTCGTTACGACCCATTTTTGCAAACGCAGAATCGTGTGGAGCAATTGAAGCAACTTGGGCATTCAGTGGATAAAGTTGAGTTTATCGTGATGGGAGGAACTTTTATGTCACTTCCGGAGGATTATCGCGAttattttatcagaaatttaCATGATGCTTTGTCAGGAGCTCATAGCTCGAATGTAGCTCAAGCAGTGAAATATTCGGAGAGATCCCATACAAAATGCATTGGAATCACGATCGAAACTCGCCCGGATTATTGCATGAAGAAACATTTGTCGGACATGTTGAATTACGGATGTACTAGATTAGAAATTGGAGTCCAATCGGTATTTGAAGACATTGCACGGGACACAAATCGAGGTCATACCGTGAAATCCGTTTGCGAAAGCTTCCATTTGTCCAAAGATGCCGGATTTAAAGTCGTTTCTCACATGATGCCCGATTTGCCGAACATGGATTTCGAACGAGACATCGAACAGTTCATTGAATTCTTCGAAAATCCCATGTTTCGAGCTGATGGCCTCAAAATCTACCCAACTCTCGTGATTCGTGGCACGGGATTGTACGAACTTTGGAAGACCGGGCGTTACAAGAGTTATCCGCCATCCGTTTTAGTTGACTTGGTTGCCAAAATTCTCGCTCTTGTTCCGCCATGGACCCGGGTTTATCGCGTGCAACGTGACATCCCAATGCCTCTCGTGACATCTGGCGTTGAACACGGAAATTTACGAGAACTCGCCCTGGCTCGAATGAAGGATCTGGGAACGACGTGTCGCGATGTGAGAACTCGCGAAGTCGGGATTCAAGAAATCCACAACAAAGTCAGACCGTATGAAGTGGAGTTGATTCGTCGGGATTATGTAGCGAATGGCGGCTGGGAAACATTTTTGTCGTACGAAGATCCAACGCAAGATATTTTGGTGGGACTTTTGAGACTTCGCAAGTGTTCTGATCAAACTTTCCGTCCggaattgaaggaaaattgcTCGATCGTGAGAGAATTGCACGTTTATGGCTCTGTGGTGCCTGTGAATGCACGGGATCCAACCAAATTTCAACATCAGGGATTTGGTATGTTGTTGATGGAAGAGGCAGCTAGAATTGCGCGCGAAGAACATGGAAGTGTGAAACTTGCGGTTATTTCGGGAGTTGGTACACGAAATTATTATCGGAAACTGGGATATGAATTAGATGGACCTTATATGTCAAAGTCGCTTGTTTAA